One genomic segment of Fervidobacterium pennivorans includes these proteins:
- a CDS encoding calcium/sodium antiporter translates to MFLNFSLLILGLVFVSIGADKVVEGASAIAKKLRVSDLVIGLTIVAFGTSAPELVVNIVSSIKKNSDIALGNIIGSNIFNILVVAGLSAMLRPISVKHSTLKKEIPLSFLAALSVLALGNKGNNLPSIITRGDGIVLLSFFTIFVAYIFEMAKKDREMFEEMEMERLKNISTWLAVIYVIGGLVGLVIGGRWIVNSASQIARALGVSDKMIGLTIVAAGTSIPELATSLVAAAKGNSEIALGNVIGSNIFNIFFILGISAVLNPLYYQTALNVDIALLLIITVFLILFSRDLKINKIEGALMVATYVGYTAYLIIRG, encoded by the coding sequence GTGTTTTTAAACTTTTCGTTGCTTATCTTAGGACTTGTCTTTGTAAGCATAGGTGCTGATAAAGTTGTTGAGGGCGCTTCCGCTATTGCAAAAAAGCTTAGGGTTTCAGACCTTGTCATCGGTCTCACAATAGTGGCCTTTGGTACATCGGCTCCGGAATTAGTCGTAAACATCGTATCTTCAATCAAGAAAAATTCAGACATTGCTCTTGGTAATATAATCGGTAGCAACATATTCAATATACTCGTAGTTGCAGGGCTCTCCGCTATGTTAAGACCAATAAGTGTTAAACACTCGACGCTCAAGAAAGAGATTCCGCTAAGTTTCTTAGCTGCCTTGTCGGTTCTTGCCCTTGGAAACAAGGGAAATAACCTTCCTTCGATAATAACGCGCGGTGATGGCATTGTGCTTTTATCTTTCTTTACAATATTTGTGGCATACATATTCGAAATGGCGAAAAAAGATAGGGAAATGTTTGAAGAGATGGAAATGGAAAGACTAAAAAATATTAGCACTTGGCTTGCTGTAATTTACGTAATTGGTGGTTTAGTGGGACTTGTAATTGGTGGCCGTTGGATAGTGAACAGTGCATCTCAGATAGCAAGGGCACTTGGAGTTTCAGACAAAATGATAGGTTTAACAATCGTTGCTGCTGGGACATCAATACCCGAGCTTGCTACGTCTTTGGTTGCTGCCGCAAAGGGTAATAGCGAAATAGCACTGGGAAATGTTATTGGTTCGAATATATTCAACATCTTCTTCATACTGGGCATTTCTGCCGTTCTTAATCCTTTGTATTATCAAACGGCGTTGAACGTAGACATAGCATTACTTCTTATTATAACCGTTTTCTTAATACTCTTCTCAAGGGATTTGAAAATAAACAAAATCGAAGGAGCTCTCATGGTCGCAACATATGTAGGATACACCGCTTACTTGATAATCAGAGGATAA
- the pcm gene encoding protein-L-isoaspartate O-methyltransferase codes for MAYLYEHLEYYGVSKRVIDAMNKVDRKLFVPAEYQDSAYIDTPLPIGYGQTISAPHMVGLMCEYLDLQEGDKVLEIGTGSGYNAAVMSQLVGPSGEIYTVEVVEPLYERAKKVIEQLGIENIKMFLSDGKLGLPQFAPYDKIVATCYAKEIPPALIEQLREGGILLIPVGNEYIQVLKRIKKYGQKITEESLGHVRFVPMV; via the coding sequence GTGGCGTACTTGTACGAGCATCTTGAGTATTACGGAGTATCAAAGAGAGTTATAGATGCTATGAATAAAGTAGACAGAAAACTCTTTGTTCCTGCAGAGTATCAAGATAGTGCATACATTGACACACCTCTTCCAATAGGTTACGGTCAAACGATATCAGCACCACATATGGTTGGATTAATGTGCGAATATTTGGATTTACAAGAAGGAGACAAAGTACTCGAAATTGGAACTGGAAGTGGGTACAACGCTGCTGTAATGTCACAACTCGTTGGACCTTCGGGGGAAATTTACACTGTTGAAGTCGTCGAACCTTTGTACGAAAGAGCGAAGAAAGTTATTGAACAATTAGGAATAGAAAACATCAAAATGTTTCTCAGTGATGGGAAGCTTGGATTACCACAGTTTGCTCCTTATGACAAAATCGTTGCCACGTGTTACGCAAAAGAAATCCCACCCGCACTGATTGAACAACTTCGCGAAGGTGGGATTTTATTAATTCCTGTCGGGAACGAATATATCCAGGTTCTGAAGAGAATAAAAAAATACGGTCAAAAAATTACCGAAGAATCATTAGGACATGTTAGGTTTGTACCGATGGTGTAA
- a CDS encoding MATE family efflux transporter — translation MENIPKSSNTKLNKNIELLLGDYKKAVIKLSIPNMIAMLIQTLYNLVDAVWVAGLGPSSLAAMGLFFPIYMIVISIATGIAVGTSSAIARRIGAKDFEGANSVAEHSIILAIIVGFLTTVVGILSLGFVLKFTGASGLAMQKAQDYGFIIFLSSIFMMFNNSAIGILRGEGDSKRPMYIVLFSSVLNMVLDPIFIYTFKFGIEGAAWATNISIFVASAMLLYLLIFSKKTFLNVTFKGFSLDREILYDISIVGFPTALAQITMSVAIYFLNFFAAKAAGDLGVATFTGAWRIINLGTLTIIGVSSAVTTVTGAAYGAKDIKKLEGALNYAIKFAEYFAIGTMLVIFFFSKPLALMFSYSKSSSLLLENVSQALKILCMFLPGTPFGMLTSGMFQGIGHGYKSLVTTILRTIIFQVFWTWIFVDGFRMGLTGVWLGIVIGNTTASIITYTWGRLTIKKLYLAYAQHTHAVSED, via the coding sequence GTGGAAAATATTCCAAAAAGCTCAAACACGAAGTTGAACAAAAATATTGAACTACTCTTAGGAGATTACAAAAAAGCTGTTATAAAGCTTTCTATACCAAACATGATAGCTATGCTCATTCAAACGCTTTACAATCTCGTGGACGCTGTATGGGTTGCTGGCCTTGGTCCTTCCTCGTTGGCTGCAATGGGTTTATTTTTCCCAATATACATGATAGTCATATCGATTGCTACTGGAATTGCGGTAGGGACTAGTTCTGCAATTGCCAGAAGAATAGGTGCGAAGGATTTCGAAGGCGCAAATTCTGTGGCAGAACATTCTATAATCCTTGCCATCATTGTAGGCTTTTTGACTACTGTTGTTGGCATTTTATCACTTGGTTTTGTTTTGAAATTCACGGGTGCTTCAGGGCTTGCAATGCAAAAAGCGCAAGATTACGGTTTCATAATTTTTCTATCATCAATATTTATGATGTTCAACAACTCCGCTATAGGCATTCTTCGTGGAGAAGGCGATTCAAAGCGACCAATGTATATAGTTCTTTTTAGCTCTGTATTGAACATGGTTCTTGACCCTATCTTTATATACACTTTCAAATTCGGCATCGAAGGAGCAGCATGGGCAACTAATATCTCCATTTTTGTAGCAAGTGCTATGCTTTTGTACCTTCTGATTTTTTCTAAAAAGACGTTTCTAAACGTAACTTTTAAGGGCTTTTCTTTAGATAGAGAAATCCTCTATGACATCTCCATAGTTGGTTTTCCAACAGCACTTGCTCAAATTACGATGTCTGTGGCAATATATTTTCTTAATTTCTTTGCAGCGAAAGCAGCCGGAGATTTGGGAGTAGCAACATTCACTGGCGCTTGGCGAATAATAAACTTGGGAACGTTGACAATTATAGGAGTTTCTTCGGCAGTAACAACGGTGACCGGAGCAGCTTACGGGGCGAAGGATATCAAGAAACTTGAAGGTGCTCTGAATTATGCTATAAAATTCGCTGAGTATTTTGCGATAGGAACGATGTTGGTAATTTTCTTTTTCTCAAAACCGCTTGCACTTATGTTTTCGTATTCAAAATCCTCTTCACTACTTTTAGAAAATGTTTCACAAGCGCTCAAGATATTGTGTATGTTTCTTCCAGGGACACCTTTTGGAATGTTAACATCAGGTATGTTCCAGGGGATTGGGCATGGATACAAAAGTTTAGTAACAACGATATTGAGAACTATCATATTTCAAGTTTTCTGGACGTGGATTTTTGTTGATGGTTTTAGGATGGGCTTAACCGGTGTGTGGTTGGGGATAGTTATTGGGAATACCACGGCTTCTATAATCACATACACGTGGGGCAGACTCACAATAAAAAAACTATACCTTGCGTATGCTCAGCATACTCACGCTGTCAGTGAAGATTGA
- the trmFO gene encoding methylenetetrahydrofolate--tRNA-(uracil(54)-C(5))-methyltransferase (FADH(2)-oxidizing) TrmFO has product MNEVHVVGAGLAGSEVAWQLVKRGHKVIIHEMKKIKKSPVHKSDYFAELVCSNSLKSVDLKNAEGLLKEEMKLFGSIILDCAMENKVPAGKALAVDREKFSRCVTERLLASGLVEVIDEEVTKPGENGIWVIATGPTTDGVLAEWVKEVSGGLFNFFDAVAPIISADSINMDICYVADRYGIGSGDYINCPMNKEQYEAFWEALVNAEVVEMKDFDRKLLFERCQPIEEIARSGKDAMRYGPLRPVGLPDPKTGKEPYAVVQLRKENVEGTMYNLVGFQTRLKWGEQLRVIRMIPGLENAEILRYGVMHRNSYIDSPRVLDRFLRLKRQPNIFFAGQITGVEGYVESAMTGLYVGLNVARLLEGKEMVEFPKKTMCGALIDYITTAEELKPMYANFGLLGAGKNREKAAERALSEMKSFVERLEYNK; this is encoded by the coding sequence GTGAACGAAGTCCATGTCGTAGGGGCGGGTTTGGCAGGTAGTGAAGTGGCTTGGCAATTGGTGAAAAGAGGGCATAAGGTAATTATTCACGAGATGAAGAAAATAAAGAAATCACCAGTGCACAAAAGTGATTACTTTGCAGAGCTGGTATGCAGCAATTCTTTGAAGTCGGTGGATTTGAAGAACGCAGAGGGACTTTTAAAAGAGGAAATGAAGTTGTTTGGTAGTATTATCTTAGATTGCGCCATGGAGAATAAAGTACCTGCCGGAAAAGCGTTGGCTGTGGATAGAGAGAAATTTTCAAGGTGTGTAACAGAGAGATTGTTAGCATCAGGGCTGGTGGAAGTGATAGATGAAGAAGTGACAAAACCAGGTGAAAATGGCATTTGGGTCATCGCTACGGGACCTACAACAGATGGAGTACTTGCAGAATGGGTCAAAGAAGTAAGCGGGGGGTTATTTAATTTTTTCGATGCTGTCGCTCCGATAATAAGTGCGGATAGCATAAATATGGATATTTGCTATGTAGCAGATAGATACGGTATAGGTTCCGGGGATTATATAAATTGCCCAATGAATAAGGAACAATACGAGGCTTTTTGGGAAGCTTTAGTTAACGCGGAAGTTGTTGAGATGAAGGATTTTGATAGGAAGTTACTTTTTGAAAGATGTCAGCCAATAGAAGAAATAGCACGCAGTGGAAAGGATGCTATGAGATACGGTCCACTGAGACCTGTTGGACTTCCTGACCCAAAGACGGGAAAAGAACCTTACGCTGTTGTGCAATTGAGAAAAGAAAATGTTGAAGGTACTATGTACAACCTTGTCGGATTTCAAACGCGATTGAAATGGGGAGAACAACTGAGAGTTATAAGAATGATTCCGGGATTGGAAAATGCGGAAATTTTGAGGTATGGTGTGATGCATAGAAATAGTTACATAGACTCTCCAAGGGTTTTGGACAGATTCTTGAGATTGAAAAGACAGCCAAATATATTCTTTGCTGGGCAGATAACAGGTGTTGAGGGATACGTAGAATCTGCAATGACAGGTCTTTACGTGGGACTTAATGTAGCAAGACTACTGGAAGGAAAAGAGATGGTTGAATTTCCGAAGAAAACCATGTGTGGCGCACTTATAGATTATATAACGACTGCTGAAGAGCTGAAACCTATGTACGCTAACTTTGGCTTGCTTGGTGCTGGTAAAAACCGTGAAAAAGCAGCTGAGCGTGCGCTGAGTGAGATGAAATCGTTTGTAGAAAGGTTAGAATATAACAAATGA